A window of Malania oleifera isolate guangnan ecotype guangnan chromosome 5, ASM2987363v1, whole genome shotgun sequence contains these coding sequences:
- the LOC131156552 gene encoding pentatricopeptide repeat-containing protein At2g17140, translated as MDEACKLLAKTLHKNANNPTLAWHLFKRLLSSPSTSNRCLHSLPIIAQILIRAKMLPEVDHLHQLLLRQPPFELSHHSLFAPVRILAKSGLCDKAISQFQSLRTQFPFKPPSVFLYNVLLDSALRENRIDFVPWLYKDMAAAGVSPDTYTFNVLIQGLCDSSRLENAREMFDRMPEKGCRPNEYSFGILVRGYCRAGLVTEALEVLDGMRNFSLHPNRIIYNTLVSSFCREGKSDEAEKMVERMREDGIFPDVVTFNSRVSALCTAGKILEASRIFRDMQVDDELGLPKPNIITYNLMLEGFCKEGMLEEAETLVESMKSNGALMKLESYNIWLLGLVRNGNLLKARLVLKEMVEKGIEPNIYSYNIVVDGLCKNGMLNDARSVISSMVSFGTSPDTITYSSLLHGYCSKGKVFEANNVLREMMKNCCFPNTYTCNILLHSLWKEGKISEAEKLLQKMNERGYDLDTVTCNIVIDGLCESDKLDKAVEIVGEMWTHGHAALGNLGNSFIGLVDNSNNEKKSLPDLITYSTIINGLCKAGRIDEAKMKFIEMMGKNLCPDSIIYNIFIHSFCKLGKISSAFRVLKDMEKNNCSKSLQTYNSLILGLGRKNQIFEVFGQMDEMRERGIHPNVYTYNNMISSLCEGGRINDAISLLDEMLQSGISPNISSFKLLIKAFCKASEFAVAQEVFETSLTLCGHKEALYSLMFNELLLGGEVLEAKELFKTALDRCFSVENFLYKDLIDRLCKDEMLEEAIGILRMMISKGYGFDPASFMPVIDGLGKEGNKYEANELAEKMMEMASDGRVTNKVCRNEKFSNGEKANKHGGSDWHAIVHRDDGSAIALKVLKRVQKGWGQGSITSLQPRNDDFLDY; from the exons ATGGACGAAGCTTGCAAACTATTAGCCAAAACTCTGCATAAGAACGCCAACAATCCAACACTGGCATGGCACCTCTTCAAACGCCTCCTCTCTTCTCCCTCCACCTCCAATCGCTGCCTTCACTCACTGCCCATCATAGCCCAAATCCTCATTCGCGCCAAAATGCTCCCTGAAGTCGACCATCTCCACCAACTCCTCCTTCGCCAGCCGCCCTTTGAGCTCTCCCACCATTCCCTATTTGCCCCAGTTCGAATTTTAGCCAAGTCCGGCCTTTGCGACAAGGCCATCTCCCAGTTCCAATCCCTCCGAACCCAGTTCCCCTTCAAACCCCCCTCTGTTTTCCTCTACAATGTGCTTCTCGACTCCGCCCTTCGCGAAAATCGCATTGATTTCGTTCCATGGTTGTATAAAGACATGGCAGCAGCCGGGGTTTCCCCGGATACTTACACTTTCAATGTCTTGATTCAAGGGCTTTGTGATTCCAGTCGGTTGGAAAATGCCCGGGAGATGTTTGACAGAATGCCAGAGAAAGGTTGTCGGCCTAATGAATATAGTTTTGGAATTTTGGTGCGCGGGTATTGCCGGGCCGGGCTGGTTACTGAAGCCCTGGAGGTTTTGGATGGGATGAGGAATTTTAGTTTGCATCCCAATAGGATCATTTACAATACTTTGGTTTCTAGCTTCTGTAGGGAAGGTAAGAGTGACGAAGCTGAGAAAATGGTGGAGAGGATGAGAGAGGATGGCATCTTTCCGGATGTTGTTACTTTCAATTCTAGGGTTTCTGCTCTTTGTACTGCAGGAAAGATTCTAGAAGCCAGTCGAATTTTCAGGGATATGCAAGTAGATGATGAGTTGGGGTTGCCTAAGCCAAATATTATAACATACAATCTAATGCTGGAGGGATTTTGCAAAGAAGGGATGTTGGAGGAAGCAGAGACCCTGGTTGAGTCTATGAAAAGTAATGGTGCTTTGATGAAATTGGAGAGTTATAATATATGGTTGTTGGGTTTGGTGAGGAATGGAAATTTGTTAAAGGCACGTTTAGTTCTTAAAGAGATGGTGGAAAAGGGCATAGAACCAAATATTTACTCTTATAACATTGTGGTGGATGGACTATGCAAGAACGGGATGCTCAATGATGCAAGATCAGTGATTAGTTCAATGGTAAGTTTTGGGACTTCTCCAGATACGATAACTTACAGCAGTTTACTCCATGGTTACTGCAGCAAAGGAAAGGTTTTTGAAGCAAACAATGTTCTGCGCGAGATGATGAAGAATTGCTGTTTCCCAAACACCTATACTTGCAATATCTTGCTGCACAGTTTGTGGAAGGAGGGAAAGATATCAGAAGCAGAGAAACTGCTGCAAAAAATGAACGAGAGAGGTTATGACCTAGACACTGTAACCTGCAATATTGTTATTGATGGCTTATGTGAAAGTGATAAATTGGACAAAGCAGTTGAAATTGTTGGTGAGATGTGGACTCATGGACATGCTGCGCTTGGTAACCTAGGGAATTCATTTATTGGCCTGGTAGATAACAGTAACAACGAGAAAAAGTCCTTGCCTGATTTGATAACTTATTCAACCATAATTAATGGGTTATGCAAGGCTGGGAGAATTGATGAAGCTAAAATGAAGTTCATTGAGATGATGGGGAAAAACTTGTGCCCCGATTCGAttatttacaatattttcattcaTAGTTTCTGCAAACTTGGAAAGATATCATCTGCATTTCGAGTTCTTAAGGACATGGAGAAAAATAATTGCAGCAAAAGCTTACAAACGTATAATTCATTGATCCTAGGATTAGGtagaaaaaatcaaatatttgaaGTCTTTGGGCAGATGGATGAGATGAGAGAAAGAGGGATACATCCTAATGTTTACACTTACAATAATATGATCAGTTCTCTATGTGAAGGAGGGAGAATCAATGACGCCATTTCCCTGCTGGATGAAATGCTGCAAAGTGGTATATCCCCTAATATTTCTTCcttcaaattattaattaaagcTTTTTGCAAAGCAAGTGAGTTCGCAGTTGCACAAGAGGTATTTGAAACTTCTCTAACTCTCTGTGGTCACAAGGAAGCACTTTATAGTTTAATGTTCAATGAGTTGCTTCTTGGTGGGGAAGTCTTAGAAGCAAAGGAACTGTTCAAAACTGCATTGGATAGATGTTTCAGTGTGGAGAATTTTTTATATAAAGATCTCATTGACAGACTTTGTAAGGATGAGATGTTAGAGGAAGCTATTGGCATCCTCCGTATGATGATCAGTAAAGGATATGGATTTGATCCTGCATCATTCATGCCAGTGATTGATGGCTTGGGTAAAGAGGGAAACAAATATGAGGCTAACGAACTTGCAGAGAAAATGATGGAGATGGCTTCTGATGGTAGAGTGACGAATAAGGTTTGCAGAAATGAGAAATTTTCAAATGGTGAGAAAGCAAATAAGCATGGTGGAAGTGATTGGCATGCCATAGTGCACAG AGATGATGGCAGCGCAATAGCATTAAAAGTTCTTAAACGGGTGCAGAAAGGCTGGGGTCAAGGAAGTATAACAAGCTTGCAACCCCGGAATGATGACTTTCTTGATTACTAG